From the Halalkalicoccus sp. CGA53 genome, one window contains:
- a CDS encoding helix-turn-helix domain-containing protein, whose protein sequence is MAGSEAEGLTDLPPSAKLVFKVLEYNGSLTQKQIVEESMLSARTVRYALERLQTIGIVNEDIYFADARQNLYTLDGEAIAADGGTETSPCCGD, encoded by the coding sequence ATGGCTGGATCAGAGGCAGAGGGGTTGACGGACCTGCCCCCGAGCGCGAAACTCGTCTTCAAGGTCCTGGAGTACAACGGCTCGCTGACGCAGAAGCAGATCGTCGAGGAGTCGATGCTCTCGGCGCGTACGGTCAGGTACGCGCTCGAACGCTTGCAGACGATCGGTATCGTCAACGAGGACATCTACTTCGCCGACGCGAGACAGAACCTCTACACGCTCGACGGCGAGGCGATCGCCGCCGACGGCGGCACGGAGACCAGTCCCTGCTGCGGCGACTGA
- a CDS encoding EMC6-like membrane protein, whose protein sequence is MSTEAVEARSAHIRAVTVTMVATLAGVLAAVLSGSFASGAGDPLALAILVGVILVQFPAMKLVGIVEEYSTKDKLFVSFMSFCLWFVTWGILLTTDTQVF, encoded by the coding sequence ATGTCGACCGAAGCCGTCGAAGCCCGCTCGGCGCACATCCGGGCGGTCACCGTGACGATGGTCGCGACGCTCGCCGGCGTCCTCGCGGCGGTCCTCTCGGGGTCGTTCGCGTCGGGCGCGGGGGACCCGCTCGCGCTCGCCATCCTCGTCGGGGTCATCCTCGTGCAGTTCCCGGCGATGAAGCTCGTGGGGATCGTCGAGGAGTACTCGACGAAGGACAAACTGTTCGTCTCGTTCATGAGCTTCTGTCTCTGGTTCGTCACCTGGGGCATCCTCCTGACCACCGACACCCAGGTCTTCTAG
- a CDS encoding APC family permease has protein sequence MSQEVQVETERELERTLGLTAALAIGIGTMIGAGIFVFPGIAAGRAGPAAAASFAIGAVIALLVALPASELATAMPKSGGGYYFISRGFGAFLGCLVGLSLWTGLVFASAFYLVGFGEYAAALAGGGDRWFVTAVALVGGVVLTAVSVGGTEKAGELQNGIVTLLLSILVVFLVFGVLDSLGVFGAEQVPERFAPFGLAPVFTTAALVFTSYLGFVQVATVAGEIREPGRNLPIAMVGSVLVVGTLYVVMIYVSTSAFGAERLAELGETAPVEVARSYAGTPGAIAILVAGLLATVSSANASILSSSRAIYALSKDRLLPDGVAVVNERFGTPHVALGLAGGPILALVLFGRVEVLAEVASFLHLVMYGLICLTVIELRRREPGWYDPSFRMPGSPVLPAVGAVSSFGLIYFMANLSILVGCVVLVGAALWYAFYGRDVSLRGAH, from the coding sequence ATGTCCCAAGAGGTACAGGTCGAGACGGAACGGGAATTGGAGCGGACGCTCGGCCTGACGGCGGCGCTGGCCATAGGGATCGGGACGATGATCGGCGCCGGCATCTTCGTCTTCCCGGGGATCGCGGCGGGCCGGGCGGGACCGGCCGCGGCCGCCTCGTTCGCCATCGGGGCGGTGATCGCACTGCTCGTCGCGCTCCCGGCCTCCGAACTCGCGACGGCGATGCCGAAGAGCGGTGGCGGCTATTACTTCATCTCGCGCGGCTTCGGTGCCTTTCTCGGCTGCCTCGTGGGGTTGAGCCTCTGGACCGGGCTGGTGTTCGCCTCGGCGTTCTACCTCGTCGGCTTCGGCGAGTACGCTGCGGCGCTCGCTGGCGGCGGCGATCGCTGGTTCGTCACGGCCGTCGCGCTCGTCGGCGGGGTCGTCCTCACGGCGGTGAGTGTCGGGGGAACCGAGAAGGCGGGAGAGCTCCAGAACGGCATCGTCACGCTCTTGCTCTCGATCCTGGTCGTCTTCCTCGTCTTCGGCGTGCTCGACTCCCTCGGCGTCTTCGGCGCCGAACAGGTCCCCGAGCGGTTCGCCCCGTTCGGGCTCGCCCCGGTCTTCACGACCGCGGCACTGGTGTTCACCTCCTACCTCGGCTTCGTCCAGGTCGCGACCGTCGCGGGAGAGATCAGAGAGCCGGGCCGGAACCTCCCGATCGCCATGGTCGGGAGCGTGCTCGTCGTCGGCACGCTCTACGTCGTGATGATCTACGTCTCCACGAGCGCCTTCGGTGCCGAACGGCTGGCCGAACTCGGCGAGACCGCCCCCGTCGAGGTCGCCCGCTCGTACGCCGGCACGCCCGGCGCGATAGCGATCCTCGTCGCGGGACTGCTCGCGACGGTCTCCTCCGCGAACGCCTCGATCCTCTCGTCCTCGCGGGCGATCTACGCGCTCTCGAAGGACAGGCTGCTGCCCGACGGGGTCGCCGTCGTCAACGAGCGCTTCGGTACGCCACACGTCGCCCTGGGTCTCGCGGGCGGGCCGATCCTCGCGCTCGTCCTCTTCGGACGCGTCGAGGTCCTGGCGGAGGTCGCCTCCTTCCTCCACCTCGTGATGTACGGGCTGATCTGTCTCACCGTGATCGAGCTCCGCCGACGGGAGCCGGGGTGGTACGATCCGAGCTTCCGAATGCCGGGGTCACCGGTCCTACCAGCCGTCGGCGCCGTCTCGAGCTTCGGACTGATCTACTTCATGGCGAACCTCTCGATACTCGTCGGCTGTGTGGTGCTCGTCGGCGCCGCCCTGTGGTACGCTTTTTACGGCCGGGACGTCTCTCTCCGAGGAGCGCACTGA
- a CDS encoding PINc/VapC family ATPase: MKVLPDTSVVIDGRISERIRDGSYDGATVLIPEAVVGELEHQANEGHDTGWDGLEELKRLADLADEGAIAIEYVGRRPEAIELDRASEGEIDALIRDIAAEEGARFVTSDIVQSEVAEAKGLDVEYVAPRVEAIDSLDLEGYFDGETMSVHLKAGVAPMAKRGAIGEMVYEHVAEGKLDAERIEEMAREIETAAKRSREGFIELREPGMTIIQFRDYRIAIARPPFSDGIEITAVRPLVQTDLDDYEYADELRDRLVSRQRGVLIAGSPGAGKSTFAQAVAGFLADSGYAVKTMEKPRDLQVDEGITQYTALGGSMEKTADALLMVRPDYTIYDEVRKTSDFRVFADMRLAGVGMVGVVHATRAIDALQRLIGRVELGMIPQVVDTVVYIEDGMVHTVYDVTTEVKVPHGMTEEDLTRPVIVIRDYETGTPEYEIYTFNRQVVTVPIGGEEEDEGGVDRLARQEIEREIRSIARGYVDVELQSQNRAVVYVEEDDISSVIGKGGGRITDVENRLGIDIDVRTHDEKPGAIGGGNAPSGGSGGQTEQASETVVPEITSRHVRIELERAQPGQTVEVRAEGEYLFTATVGRGGDIQVSRGSAIAEELEYAIDRKQEISVVGA; the protein is encoded by the coding sequence ATGAAGGTTCTTCCGGACACGAGCGTCGTTATCGACGGTCGTATCTCAGAGCGGATCCGCGACGGCAGCTACGACGGGGCGACGGTGTTGATCCCCGAGGCGGTCGTCGGGGAGCTCGAACACCAGGCGAACGAGGGCCACGACACCGGCTGGGACGGCCTAGAGGAGCTGAAACGGCTGGCCGACCTCGCCGACGAGGGGGCGATCGCGATCGAGTACGTCGGCCGACGGCCCGAGGCGATCGAACTCGACCGGGCGAGCGAGGGAGAGATCGACGCGCTGATCCGAGACATCGCCGCCGAGGAGGGTGCCAGGTTCGTCACGAGCGACATCGTCCAGAGCGAGGTCGCCGAGGCGAAGGGCCTCGACGTGGAGTACGTCGCCCCGCGGGTCGAGGCGATCGACAGCCTTGACCTCGAGGGCTACTTCGACGGGGAGACGATGAGCGTCCACCTCAAGGCGGGCGTCGCGCCGATGGCCAAACGCGGGGCGATCGGCGAGATGGTCTACGAGCACGTCGCGGAGGGGAAACTGGACGCCGAGCGGATCGAGGAGATGGCGCGCGAGATCGAGACAGCGGCCAAGCGCTCGCGCGAGGGGTTCATCGAGCTGCGCGAGCCGGGGATGACGATCATCCAGTTCCGCGACTACCGGATCGCCATCGCCCGGCCGCCGTTCAGTGATGGAATCGAGATCACCGCGGTTCGGCCGCTCGTGCAGACCGACCTCGACGACTACGAGTACGCCGACGAGCTCCGCGACCGGCTGGTGTCTCGCCAGCGCGGGGTGCTGATCGCGGGGTCGCCCGGTGCCGGGAAGTCGACGTTCGCACAGGCGGTCGCGGGCTTTCTCGCCGACTCGGGCTACGCGGTGAAGACGATGGAGAAACCGCGGGACCTGCAGGTCGACGAGGGGATCACCCAGTACACGGCGCTCGGTGGATCCATGGAGAAGACCGCCGACGCACTGCTCATGGTCAGACCCGACTACACGATCTACGACGAGGTAAGAAAGACCTCCGACTTCCGCGTCTTCGCCGACATGCGGCTGGCGGGTGTCGGAATGGTCGGCGTCGTCCACGCCACCAGGGCGATCGACGCGCTCCAGCGCCTCATAGGAAGAGTCGAACTCGGGATGATCCCGCAGGTCGTCGATACGGTCGTCTACATCGAGGACGGGATGGTCCACACGGTCTACGACGTCACGACCGAGGTGAAAGTCCCCCACGGGATGACCGAGGAGGACCTCACCCGGCCGGTGATCGTCATCCGGGACTACGAGACGGGCACGCCGGAGTACGAGATCTACACGTTCAACCGGCAGGTCGTCACGGTCCCGATCGGGGGCGAGGAGGAGGACGAGGGCGGCGTCGACCGGCTGGCCCGCCAGGAGATCGAACGCGAGATCCGCTCGATCGCGCGGGGATACGTCGACGTCGAACTCCAGAGTCAGAACCGCGCGGTGGTCTACGTCGAGGAGGACGACATCTCGTCGGTAATCGGCAAGGGCGGCGGGCGGATCACCGACGTCGAGAACCGGTTAGGGATCGACATCGACGTGCGGACCCACGACGAGAAGCCCGGCGCGATCGGCGGAGGAAACGCGCCGAGCGGCGGGAGCGGGGGTCAGACCGAGCAAGCCAGCGAGACCGTCGTTCCAGAGATCACCTCCAGACACGTCCGGATCGAACTGGAGCGCGCCCAGCCCGGACAGACGGTCGAGGTGCGCGCGGAGGGGGAGTACCTCTTTACGGCTACCGTGGGACGGGGTGGGGACATCCAGGTCTCGCGGGGCAGCGCCATCGCCGAGGAACTCGAGTACGCGATCGACCGGAAACAGGAGATCTCGGTCGTCGGCGCCTGA
- a CDS encoding universal stress protein codes for MPKRTTLVPVSVREDVTLPSVVYDLVGSLRVVLLGTYQVPEQTPPEQARENFEEVARERLEALAEGFSDRGTEVEPLLVFTPDRAETVDRVTVERECGSVLFPGVAESLERVLVPVRSETNLERILEVVARIANGTTTTITLFHVSGEDEEEGEADLLLRGARARLVSAGVPPGSIDLRTERSEEPIATILAATEEADAVVIGETKPSLRTMVFGDVPMRIVEEALCPVIVVRRD; via the coding sequence ATGCCGAAACGAACCACGCTCGTCCCGGTCTCGGTGCGAGAGGACGTCACGCTCCCGTCGGTCGTCTACGACCTCGTCGGCTCGCTGCGGGTGGTCCTGCTCGGCACCTACCAGGTGCCGGAACAAACCCCACCCGAGCAGGCCAGGGAGAACTTCGAGGAGGTAGCGAGAGAGCGTCTCGAAGCGCTCGCCGAGGGCTTCTCGGATCGAGGAACCGAGGTCGAACCGCTGCTCGTGTTCACGCCGGATCGCGCGGAGACGGTCGACCGGGTCACCGTCGAACGCGAGTGCGGCTCGGTGCTCTTCCCGGGCGTCGCGGAGTCCCTCGAACGGGTGCTCGTCCCCGTGAGGAGCGAGACGAACCTCGAACGGATCCTCGAGGTCGTCGCCAGGATCGCGAACGGGACGACGACGACGATCACGCTCTTTCACGTCTCCGGGGAGGACGAAGAGGAGGGGGAGGCCGACCTGCTGCTCCGCGGGGCGCGAGCACGCCTCGTCTCCGCGGGCGTCCCCCCCGGTTCGATCGACCTCCGGACCGAACGCTCCGAGGAGCCCATCGCGACGATCCTCGCGGCCACGGAGGAGGCCGACGCTGTCGTCATCGGGGAGACGAAACCCTCGCTCCGGACGATGGTCTTCGGGGACGTCCCGATGCGGATCGTCGAGGAGGCGCTCTGTCCGGTGATCGTCGTCCGCCGCGACTGA
- a CDS encoding type IV pilin N-terminal domain-containing protein, with amino-acid sequence MTWGVREGEGERAVSPVVGVVLMVAITVVLAGAAGAMLLGFGPLEPAPTVSYSFSSSGDELTITHTHGRAIEAGTLTVHGVADEDTLAGGSRVGTSVTVEPVDETIRIVWTGIESGSSYVLGEYGV; translated from the coding sequence ATGACCTGGGGAGTGAGGGAGGGAGAAGGGGAACGCGCCGTCTCGCCGGTCGTCGGCGTCGTGCTGATGGTCGCGATCACGGTCGTGCTCGCGGGGGCGGCGGGAGCGATGCTGCTTGGCTTCGGGCCGCTGGAGCCGGCACCGACGGTGAGCTACTCGTTCTCCTCGTCGGGCGACGAGTTGACGATCACCCACACCCACGGCAGAGCGATCGAGGCGGGGACGCTCACCGTCCACGGCGTGGCCGACGAGGACACCCTCGCAGGTGGATCGCGCGTCGGGACGTCGGTGACGGTCGAACCGGTCGACGAGACGATCCGGATCGTCTGGACGGGCATCGAGAGCGGGAGTTCGTACGTCCTCGGCGAGTACGGGGTCTGA
- a CDS encoding carboxypeptidase M32, with amino-acid sequence MSADAYDDLLARYERVANLGHAAGVLGWDQQVMMPDGGTPARAEQLSTLSTVRHEALTSDGLSRAIDGAGNEELDDEERAVVREVRRQHERAASVPSDLVEELARTRAEATRTWREAKRADDFAAFAPTLSRLRELQVERAEQIDPEKSPFEVMYEDAQPCLPLAEVESVFDRLREGLVPMIEAIRESDDLASPWEGSYDEATQMALSRDALDLLGYDWDRGRLDTAPHPFMAGNQFDGRITTRFRDGDPIDALTATIHEFGHATYQLGLRRDAYSNPLGEPRSSGVHESQSRFWENHVGRTRAFWELFLPIFEDRFPRHEDLDVETVYEAVNRVDPDNLIRVEADELTYHLHVLLRCEIGRAFVEGKIEVDEIPGLWNDRMEEYLGVRPETDSEGCLQDIHWSSRFAAFHGYTIGSLISAQVDAAIREEYDVDSLVREGEFGPIHDWLTERVHRHGCRYETSELVRVATGQEFGSEAFLSYAEEKFGGLYGL; translated from the coding sequence ATGTCCGCAGACGCGTACGACGACCTCCTGGCGCGGTACGAACGGGTCGCGAACCTCGGGCACGCGGCCGGGGTGCTCGGCTGGGACCAGCAGGTGATGATGCCCGACGGCGGCACGCCCGCCCGCGCGGAACAGCTCTCGACGCTCTCGACCGTTCGCCACGAGGCACTGACGAGCGACGGGCTCTCGCGGGCGATAGACGGAGCCGGGAACGAGGAGCTCGACGACGAGGAGCGGGCGGTCGTCCGCGAGGTCCGCCGTCAGCACGAGCGGGCGGCGAGCGTCCCGAGTGACCTCGTCGAGGAGCTGGCTCGGACGCGCGCCGAGGCGACACGGACATGGCGGGAGGCGAAGCGAGCGGACGACTTCGCGGCGTTCGCACCGACGCTCTCCCGCCTGCGCGAGCTCCAGGTCGAGCGCGCCGAGCAGATCGATCCCGAGAAGAGCCCGTTCGAGGTGATGTACGAGGACGCCCAGCCCTGCCTCCCGCTCGCAGAGGTCGAGTCGGTCTTCGACCGGCTCAGGGAGGGACTCGTCCCGATGATCGAGGCGATCCGGGAGAGCGACGACCTCGCCTCGCCCTGGGAGGGGAGCTACGACGAGGCGACGCAGATGGCGCTCAGCCGCGACGCGCTCGACCTCCTCGGGTACGACTGGGACCGCGGCAGGCTCGACACCGCGCCACACCCGTTCATGGCCGGCAACCAGTTCGACGGCCGGATCACCACCCGCTTTCGCGATGGCGACCCGATCGACGCGCTCACGGCGACGATCCACGAGTTCGGCCACGCCACCTACCAGCTCGGACTTCGTCGGGACGCCTACTCGAACCCCCTCGGGGAGCCGCGATCGAGCGGCGTCCACGAGTCGCAGTCGCGGTTCTGGGAGAACCACGTCGGTCGAACACGGGCGTTCTGGGAGCTGTTCCTCCCGATTTTCGAAGATCGATTCCCACGACACGAGGACCTGGACGTGGAGACGGTCTACGAGGCGGTGAACCGGGTCGACCCGGACAACCTCATCCGGGTCGAGGCGGACGAGCTCACCTACCACCTCCACGTCCTGCTGCGGTGTGAGATCGGCCGGGCGTTCGTCGAGGGGAAGATCGAGGTCGACGAGATTCCGGGGCTCTGGAACGATCGGATGGAGGAGTACCTCGGCGTTCGGCCCGAGACCGACAGCGAGGGCTGCCTGCAGGACATCCACTGGTCCTCGCGGTTCGCCGCCTTCCACGGGTACACGATCGGCAGCCTGATATCGGCACAGGTCGACGCGGCGATCCGCGAGGAGTACGACGTGGACTCGCTGGTCCGCGAGGGGGAGTTCGGGCCGATCCACGACTGGCTCACCGAGCGCGTCCACCGCCACGGCTGTCGGTACGAGACGTCGGAGCTGGTGAGGGTAGCGACCGGGCAGGAGTTCGGTTCGGAGGCGTTTCTCTCCTACGCCGAGGAGAAGTTCGGCGGGCTCTACGGGCTGTGA
- a CDS encoding carboxypeptidase M32 gives MASEPASSEATETYDAFVTKVKRLSNIGNAAGVLRWDQEVMMPEGGVTARAEQLSTLSALVHEELTDEEMGEFLEGVAGETLSEGQRAVVREVRRRYDRNTRVETELVEEISRTTSEAHPLWSEARAEDDFEAFAPALEELVDLKREYARQIDPDADPYAVLFADYEPYLDLETAEAILGELRDELVPLIDAIGESDADLATEALRGGEFDADTQEALARDALDLLGYDWDRGRLDTAPHPFSTGTQFDARVTTRYDEADPIGAVMSTIHEFGHATYTLGLPDDHYGTPLGSARDLTVHESQSRFWENHVGRTRAFWELFLPTVGERFPQLSGVGVEEAYEAVNQVYDDNLIRVEADELTYHLHIVIRFEVERALIAGDIEVDEVPELWNDKYEEYLGIRPETDSEGCLQDIHWSHGSFGYFPTYSLGSVLAAQLDATIREEYDVDALVEDGEFGPIHDWLTENVHRHGCRYTTPDLVEVATGDPYSAEPFVEYVTEKYDALYDL, from the coding sequence ATGGCGAGCGAACCCGCCTCGAGCGAGGCGACGGAGACCTACGACGCGTTCGTGACGAAGGTGAAACGGCTCTCGAACATCGGCAACGCCGCGGGCGTGCTCCGCTGGGACCAGGAGGTGATGATGCCGGAAGGGGGCGTCACCGCGCGCGCCGAGCAGCTCTCGACGCTCTCGGCGCTCGTCCACGAGGAGCTCACCGACGAGGAGATGGGCGAGTTCCTCGAGGGGGTAGCGGGCGAGACGCTCTCGGAGGGACAGCGGGCGGTCGTTCGCGAGGTGCGACGGCGATACGACAGGAACACCCGCGTCGAGACCGAGCTCGTCGAGGAGATCTCGCGGACGACGAGCGAGGCACACCCGCTGTGGTCGGAGGCGAGAGCCGAGGACGACTTCGAGGCGTTCGCGCCGGCGCTGGAGGAGCTCGTCGACCTGAAACGCGAGTACGCCCGGCAGATCGACCCCGACGCCGACCCGTACGCCGTGCTCTTCGCCGACTACGAACCGTACCTCGACTTAGAGACCGCGGAGGCGATCCTGGGGGAGCTCCGCGACGAACTCGTCCCGCTGATCGACGCGATCGGCGAGAGCGACGCCGACCTCGCGACCGAGGCGCTCCGGGGGGGCGAGTTCGACGCCGACACCCAGGAGGCGCTCGCGCGCGACGCGCTCGACCTCCTCGGGTACGACTGGGACCGCGGCAGGCTCGACACCGCGCCACACCCGTTCTCGACCGGGACGCAGTTCGACGCCCGGGTGACGACGCGCTACGACGAGGCCGATCCGATCGGCGCCGTGATGAGCACGATCCACGAGTTCGGTCACGCGACGTACACGCTCGGGCTGCCCGACGACCACTACGGCACGCCGCTCGGCAGCGCCCGCGACCTGACCGTCCACGAGTCGCAGTCGCGGTTCTGGGAGAACCACGTCGGTCGAACGCGGGCGTTCTGGGAGCTGTTCCTCCCGACCGTCGGCGAGCGGTTCCCACAGCTCTCCGGGGTCGGCGTCGAGGAGGCCTACGAGGCGGTCAACCAGGTCTACGACGACAACCTCATCCGCGTCGAGGCGGACGAGCTCACCTACCACCTCCACATCGTGATCCGGTTCGAGGTCGAACGCGCGCTGATCGCGGGCGATATCGAGGTGGATGAGGTGCCCGAACTCTGGAACGACAAGTACGAGGAGTACCTCGGGATCCGGCCGGAGACCGACAGCGAGGGCTGCCTGCAGGACATCCACTGGAGCCACGGCTCGTTCGGCTACTTCCCGACCTACTCGCTCGGGAGCGTGCTCGCCGCCCAGCTGGACGCGACGATCCGCGAGGAGTACGACGTGGACGCGCTGGTCGAAGACGGCGAGTTCGGCCCGATCCACGACTGGCTCACCGAGAACGTCCACCGTCACGGCTGCCGGTACACCACTCCCGACCTCGTGGAGGTCGCAACGGGCGACCCCTACAGCGCCGAACCGTTCGTGGAGTACGTCACCGAGAAGTACGACGCGCTCTACGACCTCTGA
- a CDS encoding M20 family metallopeptidase, whose amino-acid sequence MDDVERLTRELCTVPSHEDETAVGDLIERWLREETDADVERDAVGNVIARRGSSSGPQLALVGHHDVVPPDEGQIEDGEYVVEGRDGRLYGRGTADMKGSVAAAMCAFEDAEPTCELVFASFVGEETGGRGARYAIENGFSPEYAVVGEGSTNYSGEDVTDVVIAHKGRRGGRIVARGRAEHASRPEAGENAIYRACDAVGLVRGMEAPTVSVFGHDLSGSVAVTEIDGGSAMNVIPERCEATVDERTVPGEYLPLKDVSRIEGVEWEVESDLPPMRCSDGRFAEATLDAAAESQEARPELVTKPHATDAGRLARAGTACVVCGAAEPGEAHTEAESVSVDVLRRCYRIYRNVSESEAFLE is encoded by the coding sequence ATGGACGACGTCGAGCGCCTGACGCGAGAACTGTGTACGGTCCCGAGCCACGAGGACGAGACCGCCGTCGGAGACCTGATCGAGCGCTGGCTGCGCGAGGAGACCGACGCCGATGTCGAGCGCGACGCGGTCGGGAACGTGATCGCCCGGAGAGGATCGAGTTCGGGGCCCCAACTCGCGCTCGTCGGCCACCACGACGTCGTGCCGCCGGACGAGGGACAGATCGAGGACGGGGAGTACGTGGTCGAGGGGCGCGACGGCAGGCTCTACGGCCGTGGCACTGCGGACATGAAGGGGTCGGTCGCGGCGGCGATGTGCGCGTTCGAAGACGCGGAGCCAACCTGCGAACTCGTCTTCGCGAGCTTCGTCGGCGAGGAGACGGGTGGGAGAGGCGCACGCTACGCGATCGAGAACGGGTTCTCCCCGGAGTACGCGGTCGTCGGCGAGGGCTCTACGAACTACTCGGGCGAGGACGTGACCGACGTGGTGATCGCACACAAGGGCCGACGTGGTGGCCGGATCGTCGCCCGCGGGAGGGCCGAACACGCGAGCCGACCGGAGGCTGGCGAGAACGCGATCTACCGGGCGTGCGACGCGGTCGGACTCGTCCGGGGGATGGAAGCCCCGACGGTGAGCGTCTTCGGCCACGATCTCTCGGGGAGCGTCGCCGTCACCGAGATAGATGGCGGCAGCGCGATGAACGTCATCCCCGAGCGCTGTGAGGCGACGGTCGACGAGCGGACGGTTCCGGGCGAGTACCTCCCACTCAAGGACGTCTCGCGGATCGAAGGCGTCGAGTGGGAGGTCGAGAGCGACCTGCCCCCGATGCGCTGTTCGGACGGGAGGTTCGCGGAGGCGACCCTCGACGCCGCAGCGGAGAGTCAAGAAGCGAGACCGGAACTCGTGACGAAGCCCCACGCGACCGACGCGGGCCGCCTCGCACGGGCCGGCACCGCCTGTGTCGTCTGCGGCGCGGCGGAGCCGGGCGAGGCGCACACGGAGGCCGAGAGCGTCTCGGTCGACGTACTCCGCCGGTGTTACCGGATCTACCGGAACGTCTCCGAATCGGAGGCGTTTCTCGAATGA